One Pseudonocardia abyssalis DNA segment encodes these proteins:
- a CDS encoding cupin domain-containing protein: MREIDRALDAGRPVAGRPASALRRATGLDPAAFADAHWGRAPLLTRGADTESFRDLLDLDGVDELLSVRGLRTPFLRLARNGSVVGSSSFTGPAGVGAEISDQVRDDRVATLFADGTTVVLQALHRLWPPVIDFATRLRDELGHPVQANAYVTPASSRGFCAHYDVHDVFVLQLAGRKHWTVHAPVHDDPLRDQPWSDRADAVAARARDDEPVIDTVLEPGDAMYLPRGWLHAATALGEVSAHLTVGVHVITNFALVEALTALVTGDPALRASLPLGLDVADPDALAPHVDAVRDALVAALGRVPTADVARRVRARVWNGNRPEPVRPVAGAAFADGLATGDAVRLRAGLGHRVVERGGKVVLELADREITLPAVTGAALCSALDGATHPVGSLPGMDEADQIVLVRRLLKEGVLVPATPA; encoded by the coding sequence GTGCGTGAGATCGACCGCGCTCTCGACGCCGGGCGGCCCGTCGCGGGCCGGCCGGCGTCGGCGCTGCGGCGGGCGACCGGGCTCGACCCGGCCGCCTTCGCCGACGCGCACTGGGGTCGCGCGCCGCTGCTGACCCGCGGTGCCGACACGGAGTCCTTCCGCGACCTCCTCGACCTCGACGGCGTCGACGAACTCCTGTCGGTCCGCGGACTGCGCACACCGTTCCTGCGGCTGGCGCGCAACGGCTCGGTCGTCGGGTCGTCGTCGTTCACCGGGCCGGCGGGCGTCGGCGCGGAGATCTCGGACCAGGTGCGCGACGACCGCGTCGCCACCCTGTTCGCCGACGGCACCACCGTCGTCCTGCAGGCATTGCACCGCCTGTGGCCACCGGTGATCGACTTCGCGACGCGCCTCCGCGACGAGCTCGGACATCCCGTGCAGGCAAACGCCTACGTCACCCCGGCGTCCTCGCGCGGCTTCTGCGCGCACTACGACGTGCACGACGTGTTCGTGCTGCAGCTCGCCGGGCGCAAGCACTGGACGGTGCACGCCCCCGTCCACGACGACCCGCTGCGCGACCAGCCGTGGAGCGACCGGGCCGACGCCGTCGCCGCCCGCGCCCGCGACGACGAGCCGGTGATCGACACCGTGCTCGAGCCCGGTGACGCGATGTACCTGCCGCGGGGCTGGCTGCACGCCGCCACCGCGCTCGGCGAGGTGTCCGCGCACCTGACCGTCGGCGTGCACGTCATCACGAACTTCGCGCTGGTGGAGGCGCTGACGGCACTCGTGACCGGCGACCCTGCGCTGCGGGCGTCGCTCCCGCTCGGCCTCGACGTCGCCGATCCGGACGCCCTCGCCCCGCACGTCGACGCGGTGCGCGACGCACTCGTCGCCGCCCTGGGGCGGGTGCCCACCGCCGACGTCGCCCGTCGCGTCCGGGCGCGGGTGTGGAACGGGAACCGGCCCGAGCCGGTGCGGCCCGTCGCGGGTGCGGCCTTCGCCGACGGCCTCGCGACCGGTGATGCCGTCCGGTTGCGGGCGGGGCTGGGACACCGGGTCGTCGAGCGCGGCGGGAAGGTCGTCCTGGAACTCGCCGACCGCGAGATCACGCTGCCCGCCGTCACGGGTGCCGCGCTGTGCTCCGCGCTCGATGGCGCCACGCATCCGGTGGGTAGCCTGCCGGGTATGGACGAGGCCGACCAGATCGTGCTGGTCCGCCGGCTGCTCAAGGAGGGCGTGCTCGTCCCTGCCACCCCGGCATGA
- a CDS encoding SCO6745 family protein, translating to MDPRDSGRLARALEPLHAMIYFAPETEQLLTAAGLKPGRMSYFAGRAAPMGAVSAGVVAATFYNFNPTLVARSIPDAWTLASPDALVAARFAAVDAALRRMLGDEVVGSLEVAEAAALARRAAESCTVDGRPLAAGHLDLEWPTVPHLVLWHALSILREHRGDGHIAMLLGAGLSGLEALVTYTATGRGFVTPFAMASRGWSQEQWDDAAAGLAERGLLTADGALTEGGEALRKGVENDTDRLGAGPWEHLGHEGVARLGDIGGVLVRALLAAGCFPDGVFAANR from the coding sequence GTGGACCCCCGTGACTCCGGCCGCCTCGCGCGAGCCCTCGAACCTCTGCACGCCATGATCTACTTCGCGCCGGAGACGGAGCAGCTGCTCACCGCGGCCGGTCTCAAGCCGGGCCGGATGAGCTACTTCGCCGGGCGTGCGGCGCCGATGGGCGCGGTGTCCGCGGGTGTCGTCGCCGCCACCTTCTACAACTTCAACCCGACGCTGGTGGCCCGCAGCATCCCCGACGCGTGGACGCTCGCGAGCCCGGACGCGCTGGTCGCGGCCCGGTTCGCCGCCGTCGACGCCGCGCTGCGCCGGATGCTGGGCGACGAGGTCGTCGGCTCGCTGGAGGTGGCCGAGGCCGCCGCACTGGCCCGCCGGGCCGCCGAGTCCTGCACCGTCGACGGGCGGCCGCTCGCGGCGGGGCACCTGGACCTGGAGTGGCCCACCGTGCCGCACCTCGTGCTCTGGCACGCGCTGAGCATCCTGCGCGAGCACCGCGGCGACGGGCACATCGCGATGCTGCTCGGGGCCGGCCTGTCCGGGCTGGAGGCGCTCGTCACCTACACCGCCACCGGTCGCGGGTTCGTCACGCCGTTCGCGATGGCCAGCCGGGGCTGGTCGCAGGAGCAGTGGGACGACGCCGCCGCCGGACTCGCCGAGCGCGGCCTGCTCACCGCGGACGGCGCGCTCACCGAGGGCGGCGAGGCACTGCGGAAGGGCGTCGAGAACGACACCGACCGGCTCGGCGCCGGACCGTGGGAGCACCTCGGCCACGAGGGCGTGGCCCGGCTCGGCGACATCGGCGGCGTCCTGGTGCGGGCACTGCTCGCCGCGGGCTGCTTCCCGGATGGCGTCTTCGCGGCGAACCGGTAG
- a CDS encoding TerC/Alx family metal homeostasis membrane protein — translation MLEITGLTWALTIGLVVGLLALDLVLAAVRPHKVGFREATGWSVFYIAVAVAFGLWFMATYGADFGTQYFAGYIVEKSLSVDNLFVFVIIMTTFAVPEEHQHKVLTFGIVLALIMRAIFIALGATLLSLFSFMFLLFGLLLIFTAVQLFRHRDEDPDIEDNAVVKAARRFLPVTEEYVEGRLVVRVDGRRMVTPLFIVLIAIGSIDLLFALDSIPAVFGVTEEAYIVFAANAFALLGLRALFFLVKGLLDRLVYLSAGLAFILAFIGVKLILHWAHVDIDPAVPEISTPVSLVVILVVLVVVTVASLIRTKGDPTAKAHPGSLKASRKKESEGTA, via the coding sequence GTGCTGGAGATCACCGGGCTGACCTGGGCTCTGACGATCGGGCTGGTCGTCGGGCTGCTGGCACTCGACCTCGTCCTGGCCGCGGTCCGGCCGCACAAGGTCGGGTTCCGCGAGGCCACCGGGTGGTCGGTGTTCTACATCGCGGTCGCGGTGGCGTTCGGTCTCTGGTTCATGGCGACCTACGGCGCCGATTTCGGCACGCAGTACTTCGCGGGCTACATCGTGGAGAAGAGCCTGTCGGTCGACAACCTGTTCGTCTTCGTGATCATCATGACGACGTTCGCGGTGCCCGAGGAGCACCAGCACAAGGTGCTGACGTTCGGCATCGTGCTCGCGCTGATCATGCGGGCGATCTTCATCGCGCTGGGTGCCACGCTGCTGTCGCTGTTCTCGTTCATGTTCCTGCTCTTCGGGCTCCTGCTGATCTTCACCGCCGTGCAGCTGTTCCGGCACCGCGACGAGGACCCCGACATCGAGGACAACGCCGTGGTCAAGGCCGCGCGGCGGTTCCTGCCGGTCACCGAGGAGTACGTCGAGGGGCGGCTCGTCGTCCGCGTCGACGGCAGGCGGATGGTCACGCCGCTGTTCATCGTGCTCATCGCGATCGGCAGCATCGACCTGCTCTTCGCCCTCGACTCGATCCCCGCGGTCTTCGGCGTGACCGAGGAGGCCTACATCGTCTTCGCGGCCAACGCGTTCGCGCTGCTCGGCCTGCGCGCGTTGTTCTTCCTGGTGAAGGGCCTGCTGGACCGGCTGGTGTACCTCTCCGCCGGTCTCGCGTTCATCCTCGCGTTCATCGGCGTGAAGCTGATCCTGCACTGGGCCCACGTCGACATCGACCCGGCCGTCCCGGAGATCTCCACGCCGGTCAGCCTGGTCGTGATCCTCGTGGTGCTGGTCGTCGTCACGGTCGCGAGCCTGATCAGGACCAAGGGCGACCCCACCGCGAAGGCCCACCCGGGGTCGCTCAAGGCCTCGCGCAAGAAGGAGAGCGAGGGCACCGCCTAA
- a CDS encoding putative quinol monooxygenase, translated as MSDPSGRVGRYVRMVAQPGQGAALADTLLRVADGLRDAPGCELYVINASPDEDDTVWVTEVWADEEASDRALSGELGEVGIGDVLELLAGPPELVDLTPLGGAGLPR; from the coding sequence ATGAGTGATCCGAGCGGCCGCGTCGGCCGGTACGTCCGGATGGTCGCCCAGCCCGGGCAGGGGGCGGCCCTCGCCGACACCCTCCTGCGCGTCGCCGACGGGCTGCGCGACGCCCCGGGCTGCGAGCTGTACGTGATCAACGCCTCGCCCGACGAGGACGACACCGTCTGGGTCACCGAGGTGTGGGCCGACGAGGAGGCGTCGGACCGGGCACTGTCCGGCGAGCTCGGCGAGGTCGGCATCGGCGACGTCCTGGAACTGCTGGCCGGGCCGCCGGAACTGGTGGACCTCACCCCGCTCGGCGGTGCCGGCCTGCCGCGTTAG
- a CDS encoding LLM class flavin-dependent oxidoreductase, translating into MKLALYLPNFRDEVTVKELEDLTALAEDLDYDSVWTLDRVFVPERSDRAEMDYPFGMMEGLPNGLPVISRGKWFQGYPLLPWLAAKTTKIRFGMSITNTPFRGSAVLATELATIDHLSGGRLNVGVGSGWMPEEFAASGVADLFPRRHGHVRETLEIMNGIWNNELFEYKGEFADIELGGFGHKPLQENLPIYFSGLKDPKRSAKRIAKYGLNGWIGIQDSPADIKRWKGEMERELNELGKGFPEDFQMCSMIWTVITDEPLDQTDNGKVTNLLAGTAQQIEDRLKAYKEAGMTMPLLWPPFRDVPTSKTMDDMKRLTEEIMPKVNAS; encoded by the coding sequence ATGAAGCTCGCCCTCTACCTCCCCAACTTCCGCGACGAGGTGACCGTCAAGGAACTCGAGGACCTCACGGCCCTCGCCGAGGACCTCGACTACGACTCCGTGTGGACGCTGGACCGCGTGTTCGTCCCGGAGCGGTCCGACCGCGCCGAGATGGACTACCCGTTCGGCATGATGGAGGGGCTCCCCAACGGCCTCCCGGTCATCTCGCGGGGCAAGTGGTTCCAGGGCTACCCGCTGCTGCCGTGGCTCGCCGCGAAGACCACCAAGATCCGCTTCGGCATGAGCATCACCAACACGCCGTTCCGCGGCTCGGCCGTCCTGGCCACCGAGCTCGCCACCATCGACCACCTCTCCGGCGGCCGCCTGAACGTGGGCGTCGGCTCCGGCTGGATGCCCGAGGAGTTCGCCGCCTCCGGTGTCGCGGACCTGTTCCCGCGTCGGCACGGCCACGTGCGCGAGACGCTGGAGATCATGAACGGCATCTGGAACAACGAGCTGTTCGAGTACAAGGGCGAGTTCGCCGACATCGAGCTCGGCGGCTTCGGCCACAAGCCGCTGCAGGAGAACCTGCCGATCTACTTCTCGGGCCTGAAGGACCCGAAGCGGTCGGCCAAGCGCATCGCCAAGTACGGCCTCAACGGCTGGATCGGCATCCAGGACTCGCCCGCGGACATCAAGCGGTGGAAGGGTGAGATGGAGCGCGAGCTCAACGAGCTCGGCAAGGGCTTCCCCGAGGACTTCCAGATGTGCTCGATGATCTGGACCGTCATCACCGACGAGCCGCTGGACCAGACCGACAACGGCAAGGTCACCAACCTGCTCGCGGGCACCGCCCAGCAGATCGAGGACCGGCTCAAGGCCTACAAGGAGGCCGGCATGACGATGCCGCTGCTGTGGCCGCCGTTCCGGGACGTCCCGACGTCCAAGACGATGGACGACATGAAGCGCCTGACCGAGGAGATCATGCCCAAGGTCAACGCCAGCTGA
- a CDS encoding acetoacetate--CoA ligase — protein sequence MDPVLWSPTADRIEKSALRAYLNWLEEREGRPFPDHDALHAWSVEDVDRFWISLIDYYDVDLSAPWTQVRTADPMPHTRWFTGARLNWAQRALRTGADDAPALVCVQEGGGAAREVTFGELRRSVAAVAGWLRRAGVRPGDRVGAYLPNTEHAVIGSLAAAAVGAVWACCSPDFGADGTIGRLAQLEPTVLIATDGYHWNGKEIDRGDVVAQLRENLPTVRHVVHVPYVFDRPDPDGSTAWDELLAVDAPPEFEQVEFSHPLWVLFTSGTTGLPKGLVHGHGGITLEGLKWAGLYAGMRPGERMFAFTSTGWALWNMQINTLMHGAAIVLYEGSPGFPVGAVWEVAARTEADVMLLGAAVITASANTDIRPNSDHDLGRLRHVMVSGSALPPAGYHWVLENVSPDLRIDSTSGGTDISGAFVGANEYTPVRAGRIGGSLAGVDCAAWDEDGHPVVDAVGDLVITQPMPSMPVHLWNDPGAVRYTESYFDTWPGVWRHGDWVTMHADGSVSIHGRSDSTLNRQGVRLGSSDFYDVLETMPEITETLVVGVDLPDDRYWLGLFVVPAKGQALDDELKKKIVTTLRTRLTARHVPDEIVEAPAVPHTLSGKRLEVPIKKLMTGRPLEKAANIASVDDPDALRWFARFAQERNGGA from the coding sequence ATGGACCCCGTCCTCTGGAGCCCGACGGCCGACCGCATCGAGAAGTCCGCGCTACGCGCGTACCTGAACTGGCTCGAGGAGCGGGAGGGGCGCCCGTTCCCCGATCACGACGCCCTCCACGCCTGGTCGGTCGAGGACGTGGACCGCTTCTGGATCTCCCTGATCGACTACTACGACGTCGACCTCTCCGCGCCCTGGACGCAGGTGCGCACCGCCGATCCGATGCCGCACACCCGCTGGTTCACCGGCGCGCGGCTGAACTGGGCGCAGCGCGCTCTGCGCACCGGAGCCGACGACGCCCCGGCGCTGGTGTGCGTCCAGGAGGGGGGCGGGGCCGCCCGGGAGGTCACCTTCGGCGAGCTGCGCCGGTCTGTCGCGGCGGTCGCCGGCTGGCTGCGCCGGGCGGGGGTGCGGCCCGGTGACCGGGTCGGGGCCTATCTACCCAACACCGAGCACGCCGTGATCGGCTCGCTGGCCGCCGCCGCGGTCGGCGCGGTGTGGGCGTGCTGCTCCCCGGACTTCGGCGCCGACGGCACCATCGGCCGCCTCGCGCAGCTCGAGCCCACCGTGCTCATCGCGACGGACGGCTACCACTGGAACGGCAAGGAGATCGACCGCGGCGACGTCGTCGCGCAGCTGCGCGAGAACCTGCCGACGGTGCGGCACGTCGTCCACGTCCCGTACGTGTTCGACCGGCCCGATCCCGACGGGTCGACGGCCTGGGACGAGCTGCTCGCCGTCGACGCGCCGCCGGAGTTCGAGCAGGTCGAGTTCTCCCATCCGCTGTGGGTGCTGTTCACCTCCGGCACGACCGGCCTGCCCAAGGGCCTGGTGCACGGCCACGGTGGGATCACCCTCGAGGGGCTGAAGTGGGCCGGCCTCTACGCCGGGATGCGGCCGGGGGAGCGGATGTTCGCCTTCACCTCGACCGGCTGGGCGCTGTGGAACATGCAGATCAACACGCTCATGCACGGTGCCGCGATCGTGCTGTACGAGGGCAGCCCCGGCTTCCCGGTGGGCGCGGTGTGGGAGGTCGCGGCCCGCACGGAGGCCGACGTCATGCTGCTCGGTGCCGCGGTGATCACCGCCTCGGCCAACACGGACATCCGCCCGAACTCCGACCACGACCTGGGCAGGCTGCGGCACGTCATGGTCAGCGGATCGGCCCTGCCCCCGGCCGGCTACCACTGGGTCCTCGAGAACGTCAGCCCCGATCTGCGGATCGACTCGACCAGCGGCGGCACCGACATCTCCGGAGCGTTCGTCGGGGCCAACGAGTACACCCCGGTCCGGGCCGGGCGCATCGGCGGTTCGCTCGCGGGCGTCGACTGCGCGGCCTGGGACGAGGACGGCCACCCGGTCGTCGACGCGGTGGGGGACCTCGTGATCACCCAGCCGATGCCGTCGATGCCGGTGCACCTGTGGAACGACCCCGGCGCCGTCCGCTACACCGAGTCCTACTTCGACACCTGGCCCGGCGTGTGGCGGCACGGCGACTGGGTCACGATGCACGCCGACGGCAGCGTCTCCATCCACGGCCGCTCGGACTCCACGCTCAACAGGCAGGGCGTGCGGCTGGGCAGCAGCGACTTCTACGACGTCCTCGAGACGATGCCCGAGATCACCGAGACCCTCGTGGTGGGCGTCGACCTGCCCGACGACCGGTACTGGCTGGGGCTGTTCGTGGTCCCGGCGAAGGGGCAGGCGCTCGACGACGAGCTGAAGAAGAAGATCGTCACCACGCTGCGCACGCGCCTGACGGCCCGGCACGTGCCGGACGAGATCGTCGAGGCGCCCGCGGTGCCGCACACCCTGAGCGGCAAGCGGTTGGAGGTCCCGATCAAGAAGCTGATGACGGGCCGGCCCCTGGAGAAGGCGGCGAACATCGCCTCCGTCGACGACCCCGACGCGCTGCGCTGGTTCGCGCGGTTCGCGCAGGAGAGGAACGGCGGCGCGTGA
- a CDS encoding LLM class flavin-dependent oxidoreductase, translating to MRLGAALAHLAPGPPPPTAEWAKRLVGAGFESLWIHQVIGRGYLVPDPFVTLAVAATATEGVEVGTATVQIPLHHPADLAHKVLSLMAVCGDRLTLGVSPGSTEIDFATLDRDHAARFHTFRENLPRVRELITHGRDARADLGPAPAGVPPLLLGSWGKNVERAAREFDGWLASGYRTTPDQIVAAHGRFRAAGGGRAIVCAVPVDSDADLGPTGEALHRYAEAGFDDVVVVIGPEGPDPERVRALLGR from the coding sequence GTGAGGCTGGGCGCGGCGCTCGCCCACCTGGCCCCTGGCCCGCCCCCGCCCACCGCGGAGTGGGCGAAGCGCCTGGTGGGTGCCGGGTTCGAGAGCCTGTGGATCCACCAGGTGATCGGGCGCGGGTACCTCGTCCCGGACCCGTTCGTCACGCTGGCGGTGGCGGCCACGGCCACCGAGGGCGTCGAGGTCGGCACGGCGACCGTGCAGATCCCGCTGCACCATCCCGCCGACCTCGCGCACAAGGTCCTCTCGCTGATGGCGGTGTGCGGCGACCGGCTGACCCTCGGCGTCAGCCCCGGGTCGACGGAGATCGACTTCGCCACCCTGGACCGCGACCACGCCGCGCGCTTCCACACCTTCCGGGAGAACCTGCCGCGGGTCCGGGAGCTGATCACCCACGGCCGCGACGCTCGCGCCGACCTCGGCCCCGCCCCGGCCGGGGTCCCCCCGTTGCTGCTCGGGTCGTGGGGGAAGAACGTGGAGCGGGCCGCGCGCGAGTTCGACGGCTGGCTGGCCTCGGGCTACCGCACCACCCCCGACCAGATCGTCGCCGCCCACGGGCGGTTCCGGGCCGCCGGCGGCGGGCGGGCGATCGTGTGCGCCGTCCCGGTCGACTCGGACGCCGACCTCGGGCCCACCGGCGAGGCGCTGCACCGCTACGCGGAGGCCGGATTCGACGACGTCGTGGTGGTGATCGGGCCGGAAGGACCGGACCCCGAACGGGTGCGGGCCCTCCTCGGCCGCTGA
- a CDS encoding class I SAM-dependent methyltransferase, translating into MHPHRLFDYDAELRRHNVHFRAAARVGPRDRVLDVGCGTGRTTREAARAAASGSAVGVDLSAPMLEQARALSANEGLSNVTYEQADAQVHPFPAAHFDLCISRFGTMFFADPVAAFTNIGRALRPGGRLVLLVWQERDRNEWASVIRGALTDSPAVPRGPDAFSLADPAVTEDLLVAAGFTDVGFTDVHEPVHYGPDPAAAFDNVFRLPGYAELLADLDAPAAEQARTRLRAVLAAHATDGGVAFDSRAWITTARLR; encoded by the coding sequence GTGCACCCTCATCGCCTGTTCGACTACGACGCGGAACTGCGTCGACACAACGTCCACTTCCGCGCCGCGGCCCGCGTCGGCCCGCGCGACCGCGTGCTCGACGTCGGCTGCGGCACGGGCCGGACCACCCGGGAGGCCGCCCGCGCCGCGGCCTCCGGGAGCGCGGTGGGCGTGGACCTGTCCGCGCCGATGCTGGAACAGGCCCGCGCGCTCAGCGCGAACGAGGGACTGTCCAACGTCACCTACGAGCAGGCGGACGCCCAGGTCCACCCGTTCCCCGCGGCTCACTTCGACCTCTGCATCAGCCGGTTCGGGACGATGTTCTTCGCCGACCCCGTCGCGGCGTTCACCAACATCGGGCGCGCCCTGCGCCCGGGGGGACGCCTGGTGCTGCTGGTCTGGCAGGAGCGCGACCGCAACGAGTGGGCCTCCGTGATCCGCGGGGCCCTCACCGACTCACCGGCCGTCCCGCGCGGCCCGGACGCGTTCTCCCTCGCCGACCCGGCCGTCACCGAGGACCTCCTGGTGGCGGCCGGGTTCACCGACGTCGGATTCACCGACGTGCACGAGCCCGTCCACTACGGCCCGGACCCCGCCGCCGCCTTCGACAACGTGTTCCGCCTGCCGGGGTACGCGGAGCTGCTCGCCGATCTCGACGCCCCCGCGGCCGAGCAGGCTCGGACCCGGCTCCGCGCCGTCCTCGCGGCCCACGCCACCGACGGCGGCGTGGCCTTCGACTCGCGGGCCTGGATCACCACGGCCCGCCTGCGCTGA
- a CDS encoding DoxX family protein, protein MTGVMDQVLRTGLHHRMPRPAAVVRVVAGILFVVFGVPKFTDHARWVADFGTYGLPESSLLVYGTGLVEVLGGLALVAGIGIRVVAAVLALVMAGAVVGGGIVGGNTASLTLAPTLLAASLFVLWSAGPAPEWRRDRR, encoded by the coding sequence ATGACCGGCGTGATGGACCAGGTGCTCCGCACCGGTCTGCACCACCGGATGCCGCGGCCGGCCGCGGTCGTGCGGGTGGTCGCAGGAATCCTGTTCGTGGTGTTCGGTGTCCCGAAGTTCACCGACCACGCCCGCTGGGTCGCCGACTTCGGCACCTACGGCCTGCCCGAGTCGAGCCTGCTCGTCTACGGGACCGGCCTGGTCGAGGTGCTCGGCGGGCTGGCACTCGTGGCCGGGATCGGCATCCGGGTGGTCGCGGCGGTGCTGGCGCTCGTCATGGCCGGGGCGGTGGTCGGCGGCGGGATCGTCGGCGGCAACACCGCCTCGCTGACCCTGGCCCCGACCCTGCTGGCCGCCTCGCTGTTCGTGCTGTGGTCCGCGGGCCCGGCACCCGAGTGGCGGCGTGACCGTCGGTAG
- a CDS encoding flavin-containing monooxygenase, whose amino-acid sequence MTVGSRGPRVEQREVVVVGSGFGGLAALIRLREQGHDVLVLEQADAIGGTWRDNSYPGAGCDVPSALYSYSFAPNPEWSARYAGQAEILDYLRRTADRFSATPSIRFGTRLLRGDWDERSRRWLLQTSTGPVSARWLVAAGGTLHEPAWPDLPGLDTFRGTVFHSSRWDHDHDLRGRRVAVVGSGASALQFVPRIAPQVRRLVLLQRSAQWVLPRFDRSVTGVERRLFRRFPPAQRMVRLGVYLAAEAVALGVRQRWLRPALTWLAQHNLRRSVTDPALRARLLPAEDIGCRRLLRSNTWYPTLIRRNVAVAGDVREVRPGSVVDGDGREHRVDTLILATGFHAAEPPIYRLLHGSDGASLAERFAATGARAHLGTAVAGTPNLFLLAGPNSNVQTSSVTVLEAQVAHVAAALTAARDRGADRVEVHPAVARAGEREVRRRLVDTVWATGCRAWYLDRRGRNTTNWPGTTTELRRRLRRFDAASYLYGRSAPVIGGTPAPRP is encoded by the coding sequence GTGACCGTCGGTAGCCGTGGTCCGCGCGTCGAGCAGCGCGAGGTCGTCGTCGTCGGCTCCGGGTTCGGCGGGCTCGCCGCACTGATCCGGTTGCGCGAGCAGGGCCACGACGTCCTGGTCCTCGAGCAGGCCGACGCGATCGGCGGGACGTGGCGCGACAACTCCTATCCGGGCGCGGGTTGCGACGTCCCGTCGGCGCTCTACTCCTACTCGTTCGCCCCCAACCCCGAGTGGAGTGCCCGCTACGCCGGGCAGGCCGAGATCCTCGACTACCTGCGCCGCACCGCGGACCGGTTCTCCGCGACCCCCAGCATCCGCTTCGGCACCCGGCTGCTGCGCGGCGACTGGGACGAGCGCAGCCGCCGGTGGCTGCTGCAGACCTCCACGGGCCCGGTCTCCGCGCGGTGGCTGGTGGCCGCGGGCGGGACGCTGCACGAGCCGGCCTGGCCGGACCTCCCCGGCCTCGACACCTTCCGCGGCACGGTCTTCCACAGCTCCCGCTGGGACCACGACCACGACCTGCGCGGCCGCCGGGTGGCCGTCGTCGGGAGCGGGGCCTCGGCGCTGCAGTTCGTCCCGCGGATCGCCCCGCAGGTCCGCCGGCTGGTGCTGCTGCAACGCAGTGCCCAGTGGGTGCTGCCGCGGTTCGACCGGTCCGTCACGGGCGTCGAGCGCCGGCTGTTCCGCCGGTTCCCGCCCGCCCAGCGGATGGTGCGGCTGGGTGTCTACCTCGCGGCCGAGGCGGTCGCTCTCGGGGTCCGGCAGCGGTGGTTGCGCCCTGCGCTGACCTGGCTCGCCCAGCACAACCTGCGGCGCTCCGTCACCGACCCGGCCCTGCGGGCCCGGCTGCTGCCCGCGGAGGACATCGGCTGCCGGCGCCTGCTGCGGTCCAACACCTGGTACCCCACCCTGATCCGGCGCAACGTCGCGGTCGCCGGTGACGTACGCGAGGTCCGGCCGGGTTCGGTCGTCGACGGCGACGGTCGGGAGCACCGGGTCGACACGCTGATCCTGGCCACCGGGTTCCACGCCGCGGAACCGCCGATCTACCGGCTGCTGCACGGGTCCGACGGTGCGTCGCTGGCCGAGCGCTTCGCGGCCACCGGCGCCCGTGCGCACCTCGGGACGGCCGTGGCGGGCACGCCCAACCTCTTCCTGCTCGCCGGCCCCAACTCGAACGTCCAGACGTCCTCGGTGACCGTGCTCGAGGCCCAGGTCGCCCACGTCGCGGCCGCGCTCACGGCCGCCCGCGACCGTGGGGCCGACCGGGTGGAGGTGCACCCGGCGGTGGCGCGTGCCGGGGAGCGGGAGGTCCGTCGACGGCTCGTCGACACGGTGTGGGCGACGGGCTGCCGGGCGTGGTACCTCGACCGGCGCGGCCGCAACACCACGAACTGGCCGGGGACGACCACGGAGCTACGGCGCCGGCTGCGGCGTTTCGACGCCGCGAGCTACCTCTACGGCCGCAGCGCGCCGGTGATCGGCGGCACGCCCGCTCCCCGGCCTTGA